A portion of the Flavobacterium magnum genome contains these proteins:
- a CDS encoding B12-binding domain-containing radical SAM protein: MSVLLTHGYYLSADPKEQRIMKPYPPLGLLYISAYLHSKGIDNDVYDTTFYSKAEQLEYILETKPKIVAIYTNLMTKIEVISLMKILKLPEYGFPKIILGGPDVSYNIENYLKAGADFLVIGEGEETMFELCTALLQNTAYTEIAGIAYSENGTVIKTAARTNFRDLDTLPWPNRDAIPNEKYLETWKKNHGESAMTISTQRGCPYTCKWCSTAVYGQSYRRRPADQVAAEMKMLKEKYNPDAIWFVDDVFTISHKWLTAFHQEVMKQGAQIRFECITRAERLNAEILQLLKEAGCFRIWIGAESGSQRIIDAMDRRVDVIHVKKMIQDTNALGIETGTFIMVGYPGETEADISETIQYLKEANPTHYTITIAYPIKGTPLFDEIEKDITMAPDWETSTDRQIDFKREYPRKYYDYAVSKVANEVAFHREYAQNRMTWKALKLKTKAAAATVMMAIRKG, translated from the coding sequence ATGAGCGTACTACTCACACATGGCTATTATTTGTCAGCCGACCCCAAAGAGCAGCGGATCATGAAACCGTATCCGCCGCTGGGATTGCTGTATATCTCGGCATACCTGCACAGCAAGGGCATCGATAACGATGTGTATGATACGACCTTTTATTCGAAAGCAGAGCAGTTGGAATATATCCTGGAAACAAAGCCGAAAATCGTCGCCATTTATACCAACCTGATGACCAAGATCGAGGTCATCAGCCTGATGAAAATCCTGAAACTGCCAGAGTATGGCTTTCCGAAAATCATCCTTGGCGGACCTGACGTAAGTTACAATATTGAAAATTACCTCAAAGCCGGCGCTGATTTTCTCGTCATCGGCGAAGGCGAGGAAACCATGTTTGAATTGTGTACGGCGCTTTTACAAAATACCGCTTACACAGAGATTGCCGGTATCGCCTACTCAGAAAACGGCACCGTAATCAAAACGGCTGCACGGACCAATTTCCGCGACCTCGACACCCTGCCGTGGCCAAACCGGGATGCGATTCCTAATGAAAAGTACCTGGAGACCTGGAAGAAAAATCACGGCGAAAGCGCCATGACCATATCGACCCAACGCGGCTGCCCGTATACCTGTAAATGGTGCAGCACGGCAGTGTACGGCCAAAGCTACCGACGCCGGCCCGCTGATCAGGTGGCTGCAGAAATGAAAATGCTCAAAGAAAAATACAATCCCGATGCCATCTGGTTTGTCGACGATGTGTTTACGATAAGCCACAAATGGCTTACGGCATTTCATCAGGAAGTGATGAAGCAGGGCGCCCAGATCCGGTTTGAATGCATCACGAGAGCGGAACGGCTCAACGCTGAAATCCTGCAATTGCTTAAGGAAGCAGGCTGTTTCCGCATTTGGATCGGGGCAGAAAGCGGATCGCAGCGCATCATTGATGCGATGGACCGCCGCGTCGACGTCATCCATGTAAAGAAAATGATCCAGGACACCAACGCTTTGGGCATAGAAACCGGCACTTTTATCATGGTCGGTTATCCCGGTGAGACGGAAGCGGATATTTCGGAAACCATCCAGTACCTCAAAGAGGCTAACCCGACGCATTACACCATTACGATTGCCTATCCGATTAAAGGCACACCGCTTTTCGACGAAATCGAAAAGGACATCACCATGGCGCCGGATTGGGAAACCTCAACCGACAGGCAGATTGATTTTAAAAGAGAATATCCGCGCAAATACTACGATTATGCCGTATCGAAAGTGGCGAACGAAGTAGCATTTCACAGGGAATATGCCCAAAACCGAATGACCTGGAAAGCATTAAAACTAAAGACCAAAGCCGCGGCTGCTACGGTGATGATGGCAATCCGGAAAGGATAA
- a CDS encoding class I SAM-dependent methyltransferase, whose product MSAGFDRAAGSYDTDFTNSAIGKHQRYAVYKVLQDILDRTKPETILEINCGTGTDALWMADQGFNITATDISGQMIAVAKTKSHKTMPVFETVGISELGTYFSGRAFDLIFSNFGGLNCLSKRALTAFFEDAYNLLSPEGRLFLVIMPKKTLWEKIYFVSKGAFRSSSRRKNELVIADVSGEKIPTFYYNPQETVTLAAAGFEVERIAPIGFFIPPSYLQPYFNRHPRLLRFLAGLEKSIRNATWLSAYSDHYCIVLKKK is encoded by the coding sequence GTGAGCGCCGGCTTCGATCGTGCGGCCGGTTCTTACGATACGGATTTTACGAATTCGGCAATCGGGAAACACCAGCGTTACGCCGTGTACAAAGTGCTGCAGGACATACTGGACCGAACTAAACCGGAAACCATACTTGAAATTAACTGTGGAACGGGCACCGACGCACTCTGGATGGCAGATCAGGGTTTTAACATCACGGCGACCGATATTTCTGGGCAGATGATCGCTGTGGCAAAAACCAAAAGCCATAAAACCATGCCGGTTTTTGAAACTGTCGGCATTTCCGAACTCGGAACCTATTTTTCGGGCCGGGCATTTGACCTCATATTTTCCAATTTCGGTGGGCTGAATTGCCTTTCGAAAAGAGCATTGACAGCCTTTTTCGAGGATGCGTACAATCTGCTGTCACCTGAGGGCAGGCTTTTTTTGGTGATTATGCCCAAGAAGACACTTTGGGAGAAAATATACTTTGTTTCAAAAGGCGCGTTCCGCAGCAGCTCGCGCAGGAAAAATGAATTGGTAATCGCGGACGTCAGCGGTGAAAAAATTCCGACTTTTTACTATAATCCCCAGGAAACCGTAACTTTAGCAGCAGCGGGCTTTGAGGTGGAACGCATCGCCCCAATCGGGTTTTTCATACCGCCCTCCTATTTGCAGCCGTATTTCAACAGGCATCCACGCCTGCTCCGATTTTTGGCCGGACTCGAAAAATCCATCCGGAATGCGACCTGGCTCTCGGCTTACTCGGATCATTATTGCATCGTACTGAAGAAAAAATGA
- a CDS encoding B12-binding domain-containing radical SAM protein, with translation MSEVLFTHSYFYRRDPKQWKNKTPFPPLGTLYAASLLRENGYTVSLFDTCLIENPMEIKPVIEALRPRYLVIFDDGFNYLTKMCLTTMREAAFDMIRLAKKNGVTVVVNSSDSTDHYGLYLEQGADYIIQGEGEFTLLELLNKLQQGDAPDDVQGLAFKNGHHTQLNPKRPVLQNLDALPMPAWDLIEMNDYKIIWNQGGQEFTLNIATTRGCPYKCNWCAKPIYGNRYNSHSPEYIVDHIEFLRQSFGVKRFWMCDDIFGLKPNWVQHFNAGLKSRKLQIRYYIQSRVDLLLKADTIDALAESGLEEVWVGAESASQKILDAMDKGTKVEQIYEATRLLKSRKVRVAFFLQFGYPGETREDIAQTIAMVRELMPDNIGISVSYPLPGTPFYDRVRSELSGKANWSDSDDLEMMFKGTFNTTYYKKLQRFVHKEFRKSQGMQNLKTIAGNPLQLSLRKIISVLKLGYYVPGAFASGLRLKKLQK, from the coding sequence ATGTCTGAAGTGCTGTTTACCCATTCCTATTTCTACCGAAGGGACCCAAAACAGTGGAAGAACAAAACGCCTTTCCCGCCGTTAGGGACCTTATACGCCGCGTCGTTGCTGCGTGAAAACGGCTATACCGTGTCGCTTTTTGACACCTGCCTCATTGAAAACCCGATGGAAATCAAGCCTGTAATCGAAGCGCTCCGGCCGCGATACCTCGTGATTTTTGACGACGGGTTCAATTACCTGACCAAGATGTGCCTCACGACGATGCGGGAAGCGGCTTTTGACATGATTCGCCTGGCCAAAAAAAACGGCGTGACGGTGGTCGTAAACAGCTCCGATTCGACCGACCATTACGGGCTCTATCTCGAACAGGGTGCCGATTATATCATACAGGGCGAAGGCGAATTTACCTTACTTGAGCTCCTCAACAAATTGCAGCAAGGCGACGCGCCGGATGATGTGCAGGGCCTTGCGTTTAAAAATGGCCACCACACCCAGTTAAACCCCAAAAGGCCGGTACTGCAAAATCTCGACGCACTCCCGATGCCTGCCTGGGACCTGATCGAGATGAACGATTACAAGATTATCTGGAACCAGGGCGGACAGGAATTTACGTTGAATATCGCCACCACGCGCGGTTGTCCCTACAAATGCAATTGGTGCGCAAAGCCTATTTACGGCAACCGCTACAACTCACACTCACCTGAATACATTGTCGACCATATTGAATTCCTGCGTCAGTCTTTTGGGGTGAAACGCTTCTGGATGTGTGATGACATCTTCGGCCTGAAACCCAATTGGGTACAACACTTCAATGCCGGGCTGAAAAGCAGGAAACTACAGATACGCTATTACATCCAAAGCCGGGTCGACCTGTTGCTGAAAGCGGACACCATCGATGCGCTGGCGGAATCCGGCCTCGAGGAAGTCTGGGTAGGCGCAGAAAGCGCAAGCCAGAAAATCCTCGATGCGATGGATAAGGGCACAAAGGTGGAGCAGATCTACGAAGCCACACGCCTGCTGAAAAGCAGGAAGGTCCGGGTCGCATTTTTCCTGCAGTTCGGGTATCCCGGCGAAACCCGTGAAGATATTGCGCAGACCATTGCCATGGTCAGGGAACTCATGCCGGATAATATCGGGATTTCGGTTTCCTATCCCCTGCCCGGCACCCCGTTTTATGACAGGGTCAGGTCGGAGCTTTCCGGAAAGGCCAACTGGTCAGACTCGGACGACCTCGAAATGATGTTCAAAGGCACATTCAACACCACCTACTATAAAAAATTACAGCGGTTCGTGCATAAGGAATTCCGAAAATCGCAAGGGATGCAAAACCTGAAAACGATTGCCGGCAATCCGCTGCAACTATCCCTGCGCAAGATCATTTCTGTGCTAAAACTGGGTTATTATGTGCCGGGGGCCTTTGCGAGCGGACTGCGTCTTAAAAAACTTCAAAAGTGA
- a CDS encoding nucleotidyltransferase domain-containing protein, whose translation MESLKTILYFSLFHYPLRLDEICSFSISKDCPKIEAELTELVAKKIIFRIEDYYYPVYDPGCLEKRKNGNKMAVDALVKAKERATLISKFPFVEAVGVSGSLSKGYYDKDSDIDFFVITRPGKLWISRTLLMLYKKLFLLNSRKYFCINYFMSSSSLEVEEKNRFTATEIKTLIPFEGRLVFEEFYKKNDWVSGLLGTYDPKLESVGIISKPGGVKIIEKLLDTKAGEQLDSLFKKTTVTFWKLKFRQMRSEDFKVALKSTKDISKHHPLNFQKKVINALNDKYDEIRINHNIELQREYV comes from the coding sequence GTGGAATCATTAAAAACCATACTGTATTTTTCGCTCTTCCACTATCCGCTGCGGCTGGACGAAATATGCAGTTTTTCGATCTCGAAGGACTGCCCTAAGATCGAAGCCGAACTTACCGAACTGGTTGCGAAAAAAATCATTTTCAGGATTGAAGATTATTACTATCCTGTTTACGACCCCGGCTGCCTTGAAAAAAGGAAAAATGGCAATAAGATGGCAGTCGATGCGCTGGTAAAAGCCAAAGAACGTGCAACGCTCATTTCGAAGTTCCCATTCGTAGAAGCCGTCGGCGTGTCCGGTTCGCTGTCCAAAGGCTATTATGACAAGGACAGTGATATTGATTTCTTTGTCATTACAAGACCCGGGAAGCTTTGGATTTCGCGCACGTTGCTCATGCTGTATAAAAAGTTGTTCCTTCTGAATTCGAGAAAATATTTCTGCATTAACTATTTTATGTCCTCGTCAAGCCTCGAAGTCGAGGAGAAAAACAGGTTCACCGCTACGGAAATCAAGACGCTGATCCCGTTCGAAGGCAGGCTGGTATTCGAGGAATTTTATAAAAAAAATGACTGGGTTTCGGGCCTGCTCGGCACGTATGACCCGAAACTCGAAAGCGTGGGCATCATCAGCAAGCCCGGAGGCGTGAAAATTATCGAGAAGTTACTGGATACCAAAGCGGGCGAGCAGCTCGATTCGCTGTTCAAAAAAACGACGGTCACTTTCTGGAAATTGAAATTCCGGCAGATGCGTTCCGAGGATTTCAAGGTCGCACTGAAATCCACCAAAGACATCTCGAAGCACCATCCGCTGAATTTCCAGAAAAAGGTCATCAATGCGCTGAATGATAAATACGACGAAATCCGCATCAACCACAATATAGAATTACAAAGGGAATATGTCTGA
- a CDS encoding serine hydrolase domain-containing protein, producing the protein MKKTLLLLWLCLSAKNITAQGTEKFSRLDSALTYLASNNRFMGSICLRDKDQIVFSKAYGFADVENNTKATPKTKYKIGSITKMFTSAIIFQLVEEKKLALDTKLSKFFPQVKNADKITITNLLNHSSGIYNFTNDSTFIDFSRIPQTQESMLKRIAAYAPDFAPGTKSDYSNSNYLILGYIIEKITKKSYPDNVAGRIIKKAGLTDTKYYGPIMPANNEAFSYNMEGAKWSRQEEWQESVAYAAGALQSTPDDLTRFIRALFEGKIITKNSLDQMTAIENGFGKGIFAFPFNDKKFFGHTGGIEGFSSSLGYNKEDGAAFAMTVNAANYDTNKIAIMALSAFYGKAFEFPEVKNISIDEKILRNYVGTYATPTVPLKLTIAYEDGTLTAQATGQGAFPLEARSETEFIFDQAGIKITFGENTMVLDQGGMKFDFKKETP; encoded by the coding sequence GGCAAAAAACATCACGGCCCAGGGAACAGAAAAATTCAGCAGGCTCGACAGTGCGCTGACATATCTCGCCTCCAACAACCGATTTATGGGATCTATCTGTCTTCGGGACAAGGACCAGATTGTCTTCAGTAAGGCGTACGGGTTTGCAGATGTGGAAAATAACACCAAAGCCACGCCGAAAACAAAATACAAAATCGGGTCGATCACCAAGATGTTCACTTCTGCCATCATTTTCCAACTTGTGGAAGAAAAGAAACTGGCGCTGGACACCAAACTGTCAAAGTTTTTCCCACAGGTAAAAAACGCCGATAAGATTACCATCACCAACCTGCTCAACCACAGCAGCGGGATTTACAATTTTACCAACGACAGTACTTTTATAGATTTTTCACGGATCCCGCAGACACAGGAATCCATGCTGAAACGGATTGCAGCCTATGCGCCGGACTTTGCGCCCGGAACCAAATCGGACTACAGCAACTCGAATTACCTGATACTTGGCTACATCATCGAAAAAATCACAAAGAAAAGCTATCCTGATAATGTCGCCGGCCGCATCATCAAGAAAGCGGGACTGACGGACACGAAATATTACGGGCCGATCATGCCTGCGAATAACGAGGCCTTTTCCTATAATATGGAGGGCGCGAAATGGAGCAGGCAGGAGGAATGGCAGGAATCCGTAGCTTATGCCGCAGGTGCGCTGCAATCGACACCGGATGACCTGACCCGATTCATCAGGGCCCTGTTTGAAGGCAAAATCATCACCAAAAATTCACTGGATCAGATGACTGCGATTGAGAATGGTTTCGGTAAAGGTATTTTCGCATTTCCGTTCAACGACAAGAAATTTTTCGGACACACCGGAGGCATCGAAGGTTTTTCGTCTTCGCTGGGTTACAACAAGGAGGATGGCGCAGCATTCGCCATGACCGTCAATGCGGCAAATTACGACACGAATAAAATCGCCATAATGGCCCTGAGCGCATTTTATGGGAAGGCTTTTGAGTTTCCCGAAGTTAAAAACATCAGTATCGATGAGAAAATCCTCAGAAATTACGTGGGAACCTATGCCACACCAACAGTTCCGCTGAAACTCACCATTGCCTACGAGGACGGCACACTGACCGCACAGGCTACCGGACAGGGTGCGTTTCCGCTGGAAGCGCGCAGTGAAACCGAATTCATTTTTGACCAGGCAGGCATCAAGATCACTTTCGGCGAAAACACCATGGTGTTGGATCAGGGCGGGATGAAATTTGATTTTAAAAAAGAAACGCCATAA